One genomic region from Geitlerinema sp. PCC 9228 encodes:
- a CDS encoding iron uptake porin: protein MMKLFLPMLKMGIFSYLAFVFPANPVWSQTQEPPKLAKNAPLSAQSITSVSQLRDVKPTDWAFQALQSLIERYGCLSGYPNGTYNGDRTLTRYEFAAGLNACLEQIAQFLEARGNNVVSQEDLATIERLQSDFQNSLATLRDRVDSLETRTSQLQNQQFSTTTKLQGEGSFFLSGALGDEQAGDSQGDIDENTTLSHRTRLILNTSFTGKDLLKTFLVAANSTNFANATGTNMSRLAFDVDTNNNFINGKMFYRFPISDRLQANIDIIGGNFFANIPTLNEFFTPEITGALSRFGRFNPIYRQGLGGSGVTVSYEISNSLSIYGGYLARNASNSGQKQGLFNGHFAALGQIQLSPVSDLRLTGTYIRSYFPGDGVALTGGTGSKTANQPFGDTATSGNHFGLQASWNLTPDVTLGSWTGVTLANAEDRTGQADTGDDATIWNWAVTLAVSNLDRKGSQAGLVVGQPPKVTHNDGGEEDGETAWHVEGFYRYQVTEGIAIEPGIVTVFNPEHEGSNDAIVIGNIRTIFLF from the coding sequence ATGATGAAGCTTTTCCTTCCCATGCTCAAAATGGGAATTTTTAGTTATTTAGCATTTGTTTTTCCAGCAAATCCCGTCTGGAGCCAAACGCAAGAACCACCCAAACTAGCCAAAAACGCCCCATTATCCGCTCAATCCATCACATCTGTCTCCCAACTTCGAGATGTAAAACCCACCGATTGGGCATTTCAAGCCCTGCAATCCCTCATCGAACGCTACGGTTGCCTGTCAGGCTATCCCAACGGGACTTATAACGGCGATCGCACCTTAACCCGCTACGAATTTGCCGCCGGACTCAACGCTTGTTTGGAACAGATAGCACAGTTTCTGGAAGCCAGAGGCAACAATGTAGTTTCTCAGGAAGATTTAGCAACCATAGAGCGTTTGCAAAGCGATTTTCAAAACTCCCTCGCCACCTTACGCGATCGCGTCGATAGCTTAGAAACCAGAACCAGCCAACTGCAGAACCAACAATTTTCCACCACCACAAAATTGCAAGGAGAAGGCAGTTTCTTTCTCAGCGGTGCCTTGGGTGACGAACAAGCGGGGGATTCCCAGGGGGATATCGATGAAAATACCACCCTTTCCCACCGCACTCGTCTGATTCTCAATACCAGTTTTACCGGTAAAGACTTACTAAAAACCTTCCTCGTTGCCGCCAATTCCACCAACTTTGCCAACGCCACTGGAACCAACATGAGTCGATTGGCATTTGACGTTGATACAAACAATAATTTTATTAACGGCAAAATGTTTTATCGCTTTCCCATCAGCGATCGCTTGCAAGCCAACATCGACATCATTGGGGGCAACTTTTTCGCCAACATACCCACCTTAAACGAATTCTTCACCCCAGAAATCACAGGGGCATTATCCCGTTTTGGACGGTTCAATCCCATCTACCGGCAAGGATTGGGCGGTTCTGGCGTAACCGTAAGCTACGAAATAAGCAACAGTCTCAGCATTTATGGCGGTTATCTAGCCCGCAATGCCAGCAATTCCGGTCAAAAACAAGGTTTGTTTAACGGTCACTTTGCTGCCTTAGGACAAATCCAACTTTCTCCGGTTTCAGACTTACGTTTGACCGGAACCTACATCCGTTCTTATTTCCCCGGCGATGGCGTAGCCCTTACCGGCGGAACCGGCAGCAAAACCGCCAACCAGCCTTTTGGCGATACGGCTACCTCAGGCAACCATTTCGGCCTGCAAGCTTCTTGGAACCTCACTCCCGATGTGACTCTGGGCAGTTGGACGGGAGTGACGTTAGCCAATGCAGAAGATCGTACTGGTCAGGCGGATACCGGTGATGACGCTACCATTTGGAACTGGGCAGTTACCCTGGCTGTTTCTAACTTAGATAGAAAAGGATCTCAAGCCGGTTTGGTGGTGGGGCAACCTCCCAAAGTGACGCACAATGACGGTGGTGAGGAAGATGGAGAAACCGCTTGGCATGTGGAAGGGTTCTACCGCTATCAGGTAACCGAAGGCATTGCCATCGAACCAGGTATCGTAACCGTTTTCAATCCGGAACACGAAGGCAGCAACGATGCCATCGTCATTGGGAATATTCGCACCATCTTTCTTTTTTAA